The nucleotide window CGGGCCGAGGCGGTGCACGCGACGACCGTGTTCGCCTGCACCAGGGCCGTGGGCGGATGCGGCTGCCCGCCACCCAGGGCCGCCCGCAGGGGCCAGTCCGGGAACCACAGCACGAGGACGCGGAGGGGAGCGTTCATCCTGCCTCCGCCCAGAAGAGGAGCTCCGACGGGGCGGAGGTGCCCGACGCCTCCGGTTCGACGGAGAGCGGGGGCAGTGCGGTCAGCTCGGCCACCGCCGTCTCGACGGCACCGTGTCCGCCGGGGAGCCGCACCCGCACACTCGAGGCGCGCGGGCTGTGCCTGGTCCGGGCGGTGACCGTCACCGTGCAATCGGAGAGCAGGCCCCACCCCTCTCCGAGCCCGTGCCAGTCGGGGTCGTGCAGGCGGATGGTGCCCTCGCTCTGCGCCCACCGCCCCGCGCCCGGTTCCTCGGCGACCAGCAGGGTGGAGCCGCGGTCGCGCAGTCGAGCACTCAGCCGTGCGACATCCGCATCCCGGGCCCTCGACTCCGGCTGGACGACGATCAGCGGCACCACTTCGGCGAGGGCGGAGGTCACTGCGAGCCAGCGGTCTCCGGGAGACGGGACGAGGATGAGCCTGGTCAGGTCGATGCCGTAGGCGGCGGCGGCCTCCACCCCGAGGGTCGGCATGCCGATCACCGCGCACCAGTGCCCTTTGCCCGAGGCGGCACTGAGCAGCGCCAGCACGAGGGCCGGGGAGGGGGAGACCGTGTAGGAGGTGCCGGTCTGGAGTCCCTCCTCGGGCAGCAGCGCAGCGAAGGCGGGGTCGAGGGGGAGCAGGGTGTGCTCGCTGCGCCGCCGCTGCATCCGGCTGATCTCGCGGCGCAGCCGCAGCACCTCTCCGGCGCGGTTGTCGCTGGTCGGAGAGAGCGCGGTCATCGCATCGAGCCCGATCCCCATGCATCCATCCTCGAAGATATGTACGAATAAAGCAAGTGACGTGAACGACGCTAATTCGTACATCGGACATCCGCGAAACCCTGTCCACAGGGGGTCATCGGCGCGCATGCTGCTCGCCTAGCCTGCCCGGATGGATCTCCGACTCGCCCTCATCGGCCTGGTGCACGGCGCCCTCCTCGGCATCGGCGGATGGCTGGTCGTGATCGACGCACGCACGCACCGTCTCCCCAACCGCATCGTGCTGCCCACGCTCGCCGCCCTGCTCCTGCTCGTCACCGGGGATGCCGTCGCGACGGGTCGGCCCGAGTCGATGATCCGTGCCCTGCTCGGCGGCGTCCTGCTCGGTGGCTTCTACCTGGTGCTGCGCGTGATCAGTCGCGCCGGCATGGGCGGGGGAGACGTCAAGCTCGCGGCGGTCATCGGGCTGCTGCTTGCGTGGCACGGCTGGACGGCGCTCGCGCTCGGCGCGGCGTCCGCATTCGTCCTCGGAGCCCTGTACGCGCTCGTGCTGATGGCGCTGCGGCGCGCCGACCGGGCGACCAGGATCGCGTTCGGACCGTGGATGATCGCGGGAGCCGTCCTCGGTGTCCTGCTCGGCTGAGCGGCCGGGCGCCGCGCGGATGGGGGAGGTCGGGTCTACTCTGGGCACATGGCACTCGCACGACTCCACGGCGGCCCGCTGGACGGGCAGATCATCCCCCTCGGCGATGCGGACGACAAGCTGATCGTCCCCTACAGCGAGACGCAGGTGGTGTACAACCGCCGCGGCGAGCCGCAGAACACGGGCGAGGGCGACGGCCCGACCGAGGTCGACTACTGGTTCGAGGAGTCGCTCGAAGACCTCACGCTCGAGGATGACTGAGCCCTCCCGCACGGTCGAGGTCGAGCGCACGTACGACGTCGACGACGACACTCCGCTCCCGCGGTGGGAGGCGATCCCGGGGGTCGATGCCGTGTCGTCCGGTGAGCACCGTGCCCTGGACGCGCACTATCTCGACACCGACGACGGCGCCCTCGCGCGCTCGGGCGTCGCGCTGCGTCGCCGCACGGGCGGCCCGGACGAGGGCTGGCACGTGAAGGGGCCGCGGCAGGGCGACGGACGCCTGGAGCTGGGATGGCCGCTCGGTGACACCGGCGAGACCGTTCCCGCCGTGGTCGTCGAGGCGATCTCCGGCTGGACGACGGCGCCGCTGACCCCCCTCGCGCGCATCGAGAACGACCGCACGGCCTACCTGCTCACGGGGCCGCGCGGCGTCGTGGCGGAGTTCGTGGACGATCGCGTCCGTGCGACCGACGTCCGCCGTGGCACGCGCCGCGCGTGGCGTGAGTGGGAGGTGGAGCTCGGTCCCGCCGCTCCCGCCGATGAGGCAGGACGCGCAGCCCTGTTCGCCGCGGTCGAGGGCGTGGTGCGTGCGGCCGGCGCCCGTGAGGCGTCCTCCGAGTCGAAGCTCGCCAGAGCGCTCGGGTTCTAGGCGCGCGACGGCCACGACGCAACCCCTTTTCCCCGGAGCTCGCCGGGTGGTTGAGTGGGCCCATGAGCCGACCGCCTGTGCTTCGATCGCTGCAGACGATCGTCCCCGAGACCGTTCTCGTGCAGGAGCAGGTGCGTGAGGTCTTCGCCGCCCAGCCCGGTCTCGGTCGGCTGGCTCAGCGCATCGTGTCGACCTCCTTCCGCGTGTCGGGGATCGACACACGGCACACCGTGATCGATGAACTCGCCGAGGGGGCGGAGCCGGACGAGCCGCTGTTCTACGACCGTCGCTCCGGTCGACTGCTCGCCCCGGGCACGAAAGCACGCAACGACTACTACACGCGGGAGGCCTCGCGGCTCTTCGTCGAGGCCGCCCGTCGCGCGCTCGACGCGGATCCCGACGTGACCGCCGCCGATGTCACGCACGTGATCACGGTGTCCTGCACGGGCTTCCACGCACCGGGACCGGAGTACGAGATCGTGCGGGGGCTCGGTCTGTCCGATGCGGTCCAGCGCTATCACCTGGGCTTCATGGGCTGTTACGCCTCCATGCCGGCGCTGCGGGCCGCTGCTCAGTTCTGCGCGGCCGATGAGAACGCGGTCGTGCTGGTCGTGAGCGTGGAGCTCTGCACCCTGCACCTGCGCTCCTCGGAGGATCCGGACACGATCGTGGCCTCCTCGCTCTTCGCCGACGGCGCTGCAGCGGGCGTCGTCACCGCGCGTGACCTCCCCTCGTCCGTTCCCGCGCTCCGCCTCGACGGCTTCCACACCGCGATCGTCCCGGAGGGCGTGGACGACATGGCCTGGACGATCGGCGACTCGGGGTTCGAGATGATCCTGTCGACCGCGGTGCCGCAGATCATCGGCGCGTCCATCATCGGGGCGCTGGGCCCGCTCTACTCCCGGGAGGACGGCCTCGCGGAGGCGTTCGCCGCCGGACGGGTGGGTGAACAGGTGCGGCACTGGGCGATCCATCCCGGCGGGCGGAGCATCCTCGACAGGGTGCAGGAGCGGATGGCGCTGAGCGACGCACAGCTGCGACCGGCGCGCGAGACGCTGCGCGAGTACGGCAACATGTCGAGTGCGACCGTGCTGTTCGTGCTGAAGCGGATCCTGGAGCGCGAGGGGGCCGAGCCGGGCGACCGCGTGGCTGCGATGGCGTTCGGCCCCGGTCTCACGGCGGAGAGCGCGCTGCTGACCGTGGTCGCCCCGGCGGCTTCATGAGCGTGGATCTCCGGGTCCGCGCGACCCACGTGCGGGAGCTGATGGACGACCCGCAGGCCGATGAGGAGATGCTCGGTCGCACGTACCAGCGGTTCGGTGCCGTGAACGCGGTGGTCTCCCGGCCCGGACGCCTCTACCGTCAGGACATCCGCCCGCGCGCGGCCGCCC belongs to Microbacterium sufflavum and includes:
- a CDS encoding prepilin peptidase produces the protein MDLRLALIGLVHGALLGIGGWLVVIDARTHRLPNRIVLPTLAALLLLVTGDAVATGRPESMIRALLGGVLLGGFYLVLRVISRAGMGGGDVKLAAVIGLLLAWHGWTALALGAASAFVLGALYALVLMALRRADRATRIAFGPWMIAGAVLGVLLG
- a CDS encoding type III polyketide synthase; this encodes MSRPPVLRSLQTIVPETVLVQEQVREVFAAQPGLGRLAQRIVSTSFRVSGIDTRHTVIDELAEGAEPDEPLFYDRRSGRLLAPGTKARNDYYTREASRLFVEAARRALDADPDVTAADVTHVITVSCTGFHAPGPEYEIVRGLGLSDAVQRYHLGFMGCYASMPALRAAAQFCAADENAVVLVVSVELCTLHLRSSEDPDTIVASSLFADGAAAGVVTARDLPSSVPALRLDGFHTAIVPEGVDDMAWTIGDSGFEMILSTAVPQIIGASIIGALGPLYSREDGLAEAFAAGRVGEQVRHWAIHPGGRSILDRVQERMALSDAQLRPARETLREYGNMSSATVLFVLKRILEREGAEPGDRVAAMAFGPGLTAESALLTVVAPAAS
- a CDS encoding CYTH domain-containing protein, giving the protein MTEPSRTVEVERTYDVDDDTPLPRWEAIPGVDAVSSGEHRALDAHYLDTDDGALARSGVALRRRTGGPDEGWHVKGPRQGDGRLELGWPLGDTGETVPAVVVEAISGWTTAPLTPLARIENDRTAYLLTGPRGVVAEFVDDRVRATDVRRGTRRAWREWEVELGPAAPADEAGRAALFAAVEGVVRAAGAREASSESKLARALGF